In Periplaneta americana isolate PAMFEO1 chromosome 3, P.americana_PAMFEO1_priV1, whole genome shotgun sequence, the following are encoded in one genomic region:
- the LOC138697185 gene encoding uncharacterized protein, whose amino-acid sequence MHISGYLLCLFSSIMHWGSEVFLVIVTHFVTSGHGFEEVYNPDDLDVLQLNFNEEDNHLFTLSRHVRQTEQDEYAETVERNMMCCQIKRDPKRARKERNWEEERKIRKTCEALAPQNASETSEERLNKMTCYVDCSFKKHNATDSSGNILLDEAMTFLEDEGLSGELILDKVKLFCGNYSSEMTSKDAKKYTCPRQSLHFMLCTKDIIHKFCPEEMWNRRNIDDCEKLKEKLKDEYNE is encoded by the exons ATGCACATATCTGGCTATCTACTCTGCTTATTCTCTTCCATCATGCACTGGGGTTCGGAAGTATTTCTCGTCATAGTCACGCATTTCGTCACATCCGGTCACGGATTCGAAGAGGTTTATAATCCAG ATGATTTAGATGTCTTACAGTTGAACTTCAATGAGGAGGACAATCACCTTTTCACACTCTCCAGACATGTGAGACAGACTGAACAAGACGAGTATGCCGAAACTGTTGAACGCAATATG ATGTGCTGCCAAATCAAGCGTGATCCGAAACGTGCCAGAAAGGAGCGTAACtgggaagaagaaaggaaaatcaGGAAGACATGCGAAGCATTGGCTCCTC AAAATGCAAGCGAGACCTCTGAGgagagattgaataaaatgacg TGTTATGTTGATTGCTCGTTCAAGAAGCACAATGCT ACTGATTCCAGTGGAAACATACTGCTCGATGAAGCCATGACGTTTTTGGAAGATGAAGGTCTGAGCGGTGAATTAATTTTAGATAAAGTAAAGTTATTCTGCGGAAACTATAGTTCAG AAATGACGTCGAAAGATGCCAAGAAGTACACCTGTCCCCGTCAGTCACTTCATTTCATGCTTTGTACGAAGGACATTATTCATAAG TTCTGTCCAGAGGAAATGTGGAATAGAC GAAATATTGACGATTGTGAGAAACttaaagagaaactcaaagacgAGTACAACGAGTAA
- the LOC138697084 gene encoding uncharacterized protein, producing MRIFPWILIYCHVAAGFSLLGDTQSFLNFRIAADVNNHSTITQTSWLYEQRQVANENRFSNQDNFPQCCYKPYDQPNVKVASVYYQCVQETTPNDPLNNASDDPGKRSVKRFVCIADCMGKKLQVADVEGNILEDNLSKFITSSSQWRTLFIQRNDILSRCTNFTNRTSEEYGNVYFYGQRCNLASAVVSQCIRSMMEVNCPEGMKVRGTQCNVHRQRIIELLEILKV from the exons ATGCGGATATTTCCATGGATACTAATTTATTGTCACGTGGCAGCAGGATTCTCTCTACTCGGCGATACTCAGA GTTTTCTCAATTTCAGGATAGCAGCTGATGTCAACAACCACTCCACAATTACGCAGACTTCATGGTTGTACGAACAGAGACAAGTAGCAAATGAAAACCGCTTTTCCAATCAAGATAATTTTCCACAG TGTTGCTACAAGCCTTACGACCAGCCAAACGTCAAGGTGGCCAGTGTGTACTACCAATGCGTCCAAGAGACAACGCCAAATG ATCCACTCAATAATGCATCCGACGATCCAGGGAAGAGATCAGTGAAACGATTCGTT TGTATTGCGGACTGCATGGGGAAGAAGTTACAAGTG GCAGACGTGGAAGGAAATATTTTGGAAGACAACCTGTCAAAATTCATCACCAGCTCATCTCAGTGGCGCACACTGTTCATACAGAGAAATGACATTTTAAGCAGATGTACGAATTTCACAAATAGAACTTCAGAAG AGTATGGCAACGTCTACTTCTATGGACAAAGGTGTAACTTGGCCTCAGCTGTTGTGTCACAATGTATTCGTTCTATGATGGAAGTT aaCTGTCCGGAAGGAATGAAAGTTCGAG GTACTCAATGCAACGTACACAGACAGAGAATAATAGAATTGCTAGAGATATTAAAGGTATAA